In one window of Nitrospiria bacterium DNA:
- a CDS encoding tetratricopeptide repeat protein — MGKARRKKEAAENNSKEIRSAALPRTPRLPAYGWLIPLLLALLVNIGVLFNGYAWEDDTSVASFSDQKPRFDSPAVTSDPYFRPLIDWSRRLDYWMWGPAPFGFHFTVYLAHAMTVLLVYRLVNLLTQFYRKDSGIALITASLFAVHPIHVEAVAWINGRSDVFMALFMMLAFYAYLRYRQGAPTGITLPLFVLGCVMGLLTKETAIPFIMLFFPALYFLLPSSAVVHPRRMRDPFIWAWIAVLAGFIVFRLVHIELPAPSAEGGGSFLTKLITLLLAWGYYLKMMLLPHPLNLLTPAPTIGDAQGAIDLVIGTVGVVGLLWIIARRRRTLWAIGAVWWAAGLAAPLIVPLVKVSATPVAERYAYLASGGFLLMIAAGIVEGWSRVEEHRTGQRRLKWIIGFVGLLAGLFSLLTIHRNTVWQDAATLWEDTVRQSPIAALPHNNLGVIYSDRKRWNDAAREFQTAVQLKPDYFIAHYNLGDVYEQNHRWPDALRAYQTALTLRPDFVPVRFNLGNVRAALGQFPAATQEYQIFLAHQPNHALAHMNLGNVYAAQRHFDRAVQEYQTAIRLQPNFAQAYYNLGMAYSEQGRPEDAIDAQSKALKIQPDFVDAYLTLGNVYVTEKRLDDAMDAYSKALKLKPGDAEAHNDLGIVYLQQTRYEEASQQFKAAINLQPNHIGARNNLGVIYARTDRLDQAVIEFEAALKYNPTNFEVMTSLGMALLREGHPIEAKKEFEKALQIRPDFLPARQALNSMRR; from the coding sequence ATGGGAAAAGCCCGTCGGAAAAAAGAGGCCGCCGAAAATAATTCCAAGGAAATCCGATCCGCCGCCCTCCCTCGAACCCCGCGGCTTCCAGCCTACGGCTGGCTCATCCCTCTTCTTCTGGCGCTCCTCGTCAATATCGGTGTGCTGTTCAACGGCTATGCGTGGGAGGACGACACTTCCGTTGCGTCATTTTCGGACCAGAAACCCCGGTTCGATTCGCCCGCCGTCACTTCCGACCCGTATTTTCGTCCGCTCATCGATTGGAGCCGCCGTCTCGATTACTGGATGTGGGGTCCCGCCCCCTTCGGTTTTCATTTCACCGTCTACCTGGCCCACGCCATGACCGTCTTGTTGGTCTACCGGTTGGTTAACCTCCTAACGCAATTCTACCGAAAAGATTCGGGCATCGCATTGATCACGGCTTCCCTGTTTGCCGTCCATCCGATCCATGTGGAAGCGGTGGCCTGGATCAACGGCCGCAGTGATGTGTTCATGGCCCTCTTCATGATGCTCGCCTTTTATGCCTATCTCCGGTACCGGCAGGGCGCCCCGACCGGAATCACGCTCCCTTTATTTGTCTTGGGCTGCGTCATGGGGCTGTTGACCAAGGAAACGGCCATCCCGTTTATCATGTTGTTCTTTCCGGCTTTGTATTTTCTTTTGCCGTCCTCGGCCGTGGTTCATCCACGGAGGATGAGAGATCCGTTCATCTGGGCATGGATCGCGGTCCTGGCCGGTTTTATCGTTTTCCGGCTTGTCCATATAGAACTTCCCGCTCCCAGCGCCGAAGGCGGCGGATCCTTCTTAACCAAACTCATCACTCTGTTGTTGGCCTGGGGTTATTATCTAAAAATGATGTTGCTACCCCATCCTTTAAATTTATTGACTCCCGCGCCGACGATTGGAGACGCTCAAGGCGCGATTGATCTGGTCATCGGAACGGTCGGAGTTGTCGGCCTGCTTTGGATCATCGCCCGACGACGTCGGACCCTCTGGGCGATCGGAGCCGTCTGGTGGGCCGCCGGGCTCGCGGCACCGCTGATCGTTCCCTTGGTGAAAGTCTCGGCGACTCCGGTGGCGGAACGGTATGCCTATCTGGCTTCGGGCGGATTTCTGTTGATGATCGCCGCGGGGATCGTTGAGGGCTGGAGTCGGGTTGAGGAACACCGGACCGGGCAACGACGCTTGAAATGGATCATCGGCTTCGTCGGCTTGCTGGCGGGGCTGTTTTCACTTCTGACCATCCATCGGAACACGGTTTGGCAAGACGCGGCGACTCTGTGGGAAGACACGGTCCGTCAATCGCCCATCGCCGCATTGCCGCATAACAATCTTGGAGTCATTTACTCCGACCGGAAGCGATGGAACGACGCAGCCCGAGAATTTCAAACGGCGGTTCAACTGAAACCCGACTATTTCATTGCTCACTATAATCTTGGAGATGTCTACGAGCAAAACCACCGATGGCCGGACGCCCTCCGCGCATATCAAACCGCGTTGACGTTGCGACCGGATTTTGTCCCGGTCCGCTTCAACCTGGGGAATGTCCGTGCGGCCCTCGGGCAATTTCCGGCCGCGACCCAGGAGTATCAAATATTCCTGGCGCATCAACCCAATCATGCCTTGGCGCACATGAACCTGGGCAACGTTTACGCCGCCCAGCGACACTTTGACCGGGCCGTTCAAGAATACCAGACGGCGATCCGGCTTCAGCCGAATTTTGCCCAAGCCTACTATAATCTCGGAATGGCCTATTCGGAGCAAGGACGGCCGGAGGACGCCATTGACGCTCAGTCCAAGGCCTTAAAAATACAACCGGACTTTGTCGATGCCTACTTGACACTTGGAAATGTCTACGTGACCGAAAAGCGGCTGGACGACGCGATGGACGCCTACTCAAAAGCGTTAAAGCTCAAACCCGGCGATGCCGAGGCTCACAACGATCTTGGAATCGTCTACCTGCAACAAACCCGCTATGAAGAGGCCTCGCAACAATTTAAAGCGGCTATCAACCTGCAACCGAATCACATCGGCGCGCGCAACAATCTCGGCGTTATTTATGCCCGCACCGACCGCCTGGACCAGGCGGTCATAGAATTTGAAGCCGCCCTGAAATACAACCCGACCAATTTCGAGGTGATGACCAGCCTGGGAATGGCGTTACTGCGGGAAGGCCATCCCATCGAGGCCAAAAAAGAATTCGAAAAGGCCTTACAGATCCGGCCGGACTTTCTTCCGGCCCGCCAAGCGTTAAATTCCATGCGCAGATAA
- a CDS encoding DUF192 domain-containing protein, giving the protein MKKYLSVMLLVATAAVVHGQESTASTMPLALPDGKTLRVEVARTPEEQTRGLMFRTALPEDRGMLFIFERPAEHLFWMKNTLIPLDMVWMDDRKRIIHIEYQVPPCQLEPCPVYGPSADSLYVLEVVSGTALREELRVGQTLTFKGG; this is encoded by the coding sequence ATGAAAAAATATCTGTCCGTCATGCTCCTCGTCGCGACCGCGGCCGTCGTCCACGGGCAGGAATCCACGGCGTCCACGATGCCGTTGGCCCTCCCGGACGGTAAGACCCTTCGGGTCGAGGTCGCCCGAACACCGGAGGAACAGACCCGCGGACTGATGTTCCGCACGGCCCTTCCGGAGGATCGCGGCATGCTCTTCATCTTCGAGCGGCCCGCGGAGCATCTCTTCTGGATGAAAAACACCCTGATCCCGCTGGACATGGTCTGGATGGACGACCGGAAACGGATCATTCACATCGAGTACCAGGTTCCGCCCTGCCAACTGGAACCCTGCCCGGTCTACGGGCCTTCGGCCGACAGCCTCTACGTTCTGGAAGTGGTTTCCGGCACGGCCTTGCGCGAGGAGCTGCGCGTGGGCCAGACCCTGACGTTTAAAGGAGGCTGA
- a CDS encoding bifunctional (p)ppGpp synthetase/guanosine-3',5'-bis(diphosphate) 3'-pyrophosphohydrolase: MALKLRNAEPVSVQSIVQSLRQYNPQADVQPIQEAYDFSAKAHAGQKRESGEPYLQHPLQTARIIVDLKLDVPSIVAALLHDTIEDTDIPKAELEQRFGKDVAYLVDGVTKIGKIQFKTHEEKQAENFRKMLLSMSEDIRVILIKLADRLHNMRTLHYLPEEKQKRIAQETLDIYAPLANRLGIGWMRTELEDLCLRYLKPEVYNNLAKKVAQRQDVRDAYIQEVIKIVQKSLTEYGFRGQVLGRSKHFFGIYQKMERQGIPLEEVYDLAAVRIITDTKMNCYAILGMIHSLWRPVPGRFKDYIGVPKSNGYQSLHTTVVGPKGFHVEFQIRTEEMHRVAEEGIAAHWKYKEKGQIDQKTDRVFGWLRQLVEWQQDLADNRQFMDSVKMDLFPDVIYVFTPKGDVKELAKGSCPIDFAYSVHTEVGNRCTGAKVNGKLVPLRYVLHSGDSIEVTTSPNQTPSKDWLKWARTARAKTKIKHWIKTEERLRSTEVGKKLLERALQRHNLSSTEAFKPEHLTALTKDFGIATPEDLLAAIGYGRITTEQVIRRLQPSAAVKEGLADKLIRKIGSRPSGVKIKGIGDLLIHLSKCCNPVPGDPIIGFVTRGRGLSVHTVDCPNIDELDYDKDRIVEVAWDTKDAASYAVKIGVVTVDRPGMLASVSAAITSAKANISHADITTTADRRAILNFVVEILNAGHLAKVLKGIEAVDGVVQAKRLRPG; the protein is encoded by the coding sequence ATGGCCCTAAAACTCCGAAATGCAGAACCCGTCTCCGTGCAGTCGATCGTCCAGTCGCTGCGGCAGTATAATCCGCAGGCCGACGTGCAGCCGATCCAGGAAGCCTATGACTTTTCGGCCAAGGCCCATGCCGGGCAAAAGCGGGAGTCGGGCGAGCCTTATCTCCAGCACCCGCTCCAGACGGCCCGGATCATCGTCGATCTCAAACTCGACGTTCCCTCGATCGTGGCGGCGCTGCTCCACGACACCATCGAAGACACCGACATCCCCAAGGCCGAGCTGGAGCAACGGTTCGGAAAAGACGTGGCCTATCTGGTCGACGGCGTGACCAAGATCGGCAAGATCCAGTTCAAGACGCACGAAGAGAAGCAGGCCGAGAACTTCCGCAAAATGCTTCTGTCGATGTCGGAGGACATCCGCGTCATCCTGATCAAACTCGCCGACCGTCTGCACAACATGCGCACGCTGCATTACCTGCCCGAGGAAAAACAGAAACGGATCGCCCAGGAAACGCTCGACATCTACGCTCCGTTGGCCAATCGGCTCGGCATCGGCTGGATGCGGACGGAGCTGGAGGATCTTTGTCTCCGCTACCTTAAGCCCGAGGTGTACAACAACCTCGCCAAGAAGGTGGCGCAGCGGCAGGACGTGCGGGACGCCTATATTCAGGAGGTCATCAAGATCGTCCAGAAAAGTCTAACGGAGTACGGTTTCAGGGGCCAGGTGTTGGGGCGCTCCAAGCATTTTTTCGGAATCTACCAGAAGATGGAGCGGCAGGGGATCCCGCTCGAGGAAGTCTACGACCTGGCGGCGGTCCGGATCATCACGGACACCAAGATGAACTGCTACGCGATCCTCGGGATGATCCATTCCCTCTGGCGGCCGGTCCCGGGACGGTTCAAGGATTATATCGGCGTGCCGAAATCCAACGGCTATCAATCCCTGCATACGACGGTGGTCGGCCCGAAGGGTTTTCATGTGGAGTTCCAAATCCGGACCGAAGAGATGCACCGGGTGGCCGAAGAGGGAATCGCGGCGCACTGGAAGTACAAGGAAAAGGGCCAGATCGATCAGAAGACGGACCGCGTTTTCGGGTGGCTGCGTCAGTTGGTCGAGTGGCAGCAGGACCTGGCCGACAACCGGCAGTTCATGGACTCGGTCAAGATGGATCTTTTCCCCGACGTCATCTATGTGTTTACACCGAAGGGGGATGTCAAGGAACTGGCCAAGGGGTCCTGCCCGATCGACTTCGCCTACAGCGTCCACACCGAGGTCGGGAACCGCTGCACGGGCGCCAAGGTCAACGGAAAACTGGTTCCGCTTCGCTACGTCCTTCACAGCGGCGATTCCATCGAGGTCACGACCTCCCCGAACCAGACGCCCAGCAAGGATTGGCTCAAATGGGCCCGGACGGCGCGCGCCAAGACCAAGATCAAACACTGGATCAAGACCGAAGAACGCCTCCGGAGCACGGAGGTGGGGAAAAAACTGCTCGAGCGGGCGCTGCAGCGGCACAACTTGAGTTCGACCGAGGCCTTCAAACCGGAGCATCTGACGGCGCTGACCAAGGACTTCGGGATCGCGACCCCGGAGGATTTGCTGGCCGCGATAGGTTACGGTCGGATCACGACCGAGCAGGTGATCCGGCGCCTGCAACCCTCGGCGGCGGTGAAGGAAGGTCTAGCCGACAAACTCATCCGCAAGATCGGGAGCCGTCCGAGCGGGGTCAAGATCAAGGGGATCGGCGACCTGCTGATCCATCTCTCGAAATGCTGCAACCCGGTGCCGGGCGATCCGATCATCGGGTTCGTCACGCGGGGGCGGGGACTCTCGGTGCACACGGTGGACTGTCCCAACATCGACGAGCTGGACTACGACAAGGACCGCATCGTCGAGGTGGCCTGGGATACCAAAGACGCCGCGTCCTACGCCGTGAAGATCGGCGTTGTGACGGTCGACCGGCCGGGCATGCTGGCCTCGGTCTCGGCCGCGATTACCTCGGCCAAGGCCAACATCAGCCACGCCGACATCACGACCACGGCGGACCGGCGGGCCATCCTGAACTTCGTCGTGGAAATCCTGAACGCCGGCCATCTCGCGAAGGTATTAAAAGGCATCGAAGCGGTCGACGGCGTCGTCCAGGCCAAACGGCTCCGCCCGGGTTAA
- the recJ gene encoding single-stranded-DNA-specific exonuclease RecJ: MATVYSRRWIQRPHDREAHPKLVRELGFEPVTASILIGRGIDTPGMARSFVDPSVSDLWDPLRLNEMDRAVSRIRAAVRRTERVVIYGDYDVDGITATTLYLDFFKRQGLDADFYIPHRLSEGYGLNEAAVRALHARGTTLLITADCGTTSVEEIRLARSLGMDVIVTDHHDVPDELPPATALLNPKRNDAGYPEKGLCTAGLTFKVIQALTGTVPTEGLDLVALGTVADVCPLTGENRFLVKEGLKQLTEGRRPGVRALKEAAGVPDAPVKAGTVGFTLAPRINASGRLTDAGEAVRLLTTPSLDEARRIAQSLNLQNRRRQAIEEKILEEACARVESESDFHQSGCIVLASRAWHVGVVGIVAARLVERYGRPAVLLAIDPDGLAKGSARSIAGFHLCEGLRRCREFLIRFGGHQAAAGLTLREERIPALRERLSAVVFETLKPEDFQPKQFIDAAVECEDLTPKLVRELESLAPFGPANPEPTLLLRGLFPVNARIVGGNHLKFSVQKRSGLAGVPAGVLYDAIGFRMGDRMDLLRNGSGLDLVFTPERNAWQGREQLQLRVKDLRISGEACLPDRRA; the protein is encoded by the coding sequence ATGGCGACGGTGTATTCCAGACGGTGGATTCAGCGGCCGCACGACCGTGAAGCGCATCCGAAGCTGGTGCGGGAACTCGGGTTTGAACCGGTCACGGCGTCCATCTTGATCGGCCGGGGCATCGACACTCCCGGGATGGCGCGGTCGTTTGTCGACCCGTCGGTTTCGGACCTGTGGGATCCGCTGCGGCTGAACGAAATGGACCGGGCCGTTTCTCGGATCCGCGCGGCCGTCCGACGGACGGAACGCGTCGTGATCTACGGGGACTATGACGTAGACGGTATAACGGCGACCACGCTCTACCTGGATTTCTTTAAACGTCAGGGTCTGGACGCCGACTTCTACATTCCGCACCGCTTGAGCGAAGGGTACGGTTTGAACGAGGCGGCCGTCCGCGCCCTTCATGCGCGGGGAACGACGCTTCTGATCACGGCCGATTGCGGCACCACCTCGGTTGAAGAGATCCGCCTGGCCCGTTCCCTGGGCATGGACGTGATCGTGACGGATCATCACGACGTGCCGGACGAGCTTCCGCCCGCCACGGCGCTTCTGAATCCGAAACGGAACGATGCGGGCTATCCGGAAAAGGGCCTCTGCACCGCCGGGCTGACCTTCAAGGTGATCCAGGCCCTGACGGGTACCGTTCCGACCGAGGGACTGGATCTGGTCGCCCTGGGAACCGTTGCGGATGTTTGTCCGTTGACCGGTGAGAACCGGTTCCTGGTCAAAGAGGGCTTAAAACAACTGACGGAAGGGCGGAGGCCCGGCGTCCGGGCTTTGAAAGAAGCGGCCGGGGTTCCGGATGCGCCGGTGAAGGCCGGCACGGTCGGATTCACCTTGGCCCCGCGCATCAACGCTTCCGGCCGACTGACGGACGCGGGGGAGGCCGTGCGCCTCCTGACCACGCCGTCCTTGGACGAAGCCCGTCGGATCGCCCAGTCTCTGAATCTTCAAAACCGGCGGCGGCAGGCGATCGAGGAAAAGATTCTGGAGGAGGCCTGCGCCCGCGTGGAATCGGAGTCCGATTTCCATCAATCCGGATGCATCGTTCTGGCCTCGCGTGCATGGCATGTGGGCGTAGTCGGAATCGTGGCGGCCCGGCTGGTGGAGCGGTACGGACGTCCCGCCGTTCTCCTGGCGATCGACCCGGACGGCCTGGCCAAGGGCTCGGCCCGGAGCATCGCCGGGTTTCATCTGTGCGAGGGATTGCGACGGTGCCGGGAGTTTCTGATCCGTTTCGGAGGCCACCAGGCCGCGGCCGGATTGACCCTCCGGGAAGAGCGGATTCCGGCGTTGCGCGAGCGCCTGTCCGCCGTCGTATTTGAAACGCTGAAGCCGGAGGATTTTCAACCGAAGCAATTCATCGACGCGGCGGTCGAGTGCGAGGACCTGACGCCGAAGCTGGTCCGTGAGCTCGAGAGCCTGGCCCCGTTCGGGCCGGCCAATCCGGAGCCGACGCTGCTCCTCCGGGGGCTGTTTCCGGTCAACGCACGCATCGTCGGCGGCAACCACCTGAAGTTCTCCGTTCAAAAACGGAGCGGGCTGGCCGGCGTCCCCGCGGGCGTTTTGTACGACGCCATCGGGTTTCGCATGGGCGATCGCATGGACTTGTTGCGCAACGGCTCCGGCTTGGACCTGGTCTTTACCCCGGAACGAAACGCCTGGCAGGGTCGCGAGCAGCTCCAGCTGCGCGTAAAGGACCTCCGGATTTCGGGAGAAGCCTGCCTGCCGGACAGGCGGGCCTGA
- a CDS encoding DUF4388 domain-containing protein, protein MDGDLPVSGRLRDQRLPKILTHLQRQKKTGVLVIGRNDQHKSLFIKDGDIIFATSKYQDDWLGEVLLKSGRITLNQYEVASEVTRNTRKRFGTVLVEQGALAAKDLFSSVTFQVKEIVLSLFTWLDGEYRFEEGPLPTQEIITLKMSTGNLILDGIRRINDFVRLRNELPPLNAVLHITTDPLVLFQNIDLKENERKVLMQMDGKNTISEIFAASELPAFETLKLLFFFLSIGLAETVVAAPQPGPFVQAAPAVSEPLSAHPQEPPKTEVKSEQREAVIESREEIFRSEETREDAQEIQGTKMKIREAYESLQHQDYYQVLGLERTATRDQIKRAYFHLAKEYHPDRHFQAGLEELTPHLETLFRSITEAYDTLLMERTRQEYDTQLALKKVLGREEKPAGPSPEAQVHAGQQAFRKGDLKTAAYYFETAAKAAPNQASYHSLLAKTLTQIPGRQRDAETHYKKAIELDPSGVDHYLGLGLLYKKGGMTQRAQRQFEEALLWDPENKTAKEELRQLPS, encoded by the coding sequence ATGGACGGCGACCTGCCCGTATCGGGGAGACTTCGGGATCAACGACTGCCGAAGATTCTGACCCATTTACAACGGCAAAAGAAAACCGGTGTGCTGGTCATCGGACGCAACGACCAACATAAATCGCTCTTCATCAAAGACGGCGACATCATCTTCGCGACGTCCAAATACCAGGATGACTGGTTGGGCGAAGTGCTCCTCAAATCCGGCCGGATCACCTTGAACCAGTACGAGGTGGCGTCCGAAGTTACGCGCAATACCCGGAAGCGGTTCGGCACGGTTCTGGTCGAGCAGGGCGCGCTCGCCGCCAAGGATCTCTTTTCGTCGGTCACGTTTCAAGTCAAAGAAATCGTCCTGAGCCTATTCACCTGGCTGGACGGCGAATACCGGTTTGAAGAGGGACCGTTGCCGACCCAGGAGATCATCACGCTTAAAATGAGCACGGGCAATCTTATTCTGGACGGCATCCGCCGGATCAACGATTTCGTCCGTCTACGGAACGAGCTCCCGCCCCTGAACGCGGTCCTGCATATCACAACGGATCCGCTGGTTTTGTTTCAGAACATCGACCTGAAAGAGAATGAGCGGAAGGTGTTGATGCAGATGGACGGGAAAAATACGATTTCCGAAATCTTCGCCGCGTCCGAACTCCCGGCGTTTGAAACTCTGAAGCTGCTTTTCTTCTTCCTTTCCATCGGACTGGCCGAGACGGTCGTCGCCGCCCCGCAACCGGGCCCCTTCGTTCAAGCGGCTCCGGCGGTTTCCGAACCCCTGTCGGCACATCCGCAAGAGCCACCCAAGACGGAAGTCAAGTCGGAGCAACGAGAGGCGGTCATCGAAAGCCGGGAAGAGATTTTTCGGTCCGAGGAGACCCGCGAGGACGCCCAGGAAATCCAAGGAACGAAAATGAAAATCCGGGAGGCCTACGAATCCCTGCAACACCAGGATTATTATCAAGTGCTGGGGCTGGAAAGAACGGCGACGCGGGATCAGATCAAGCGGGCCTATTTTCATCTGGCCAAAGAATACCATCCCGATCGTCATTTCCAGGCCGGTCTGGAGGAACTCACCCCCCACCTTGAAACGCTGTTCCGGAGCATCACGGAGGCGTACGACACCCTGTTGATGGAGCGGACACGGCAGGAATACGACACGCAATTGGCCTTGAAAAAAGTTTTGGGCCGGGAGGAGAAGCCCGCGGGTCCCTCCCCGGAGGCCCAAGTCCATGCGGGGCAGCAGGCGTTTCGAAAAGGCGATTTGAAGACCGCGGCCTATTATTTTGAAACCGCGGCCAAGGCCGCGCCGAACCAGGCCAGCTATCATTCGCTGCTGGCCAAAACCTTGACCCAGATTCCGGGTCGGCAGCGCGACGCGGAAACGCATTATAAAAAGGCGATTGAACTTGATCCGTCCGGCGTGGATCATTACCTCGGTCTCGGCTTGCTTTATAAAAAAGGAGGCATGACCCAGCGGGCCCAGCGTCAGTTTGAAGAAGCGCTGCTCTGGGACCCGGAAAACAAGACGGCGAAAGAAGAGCTTCGGCAACTTCCAAGTTAA
- the secF gene encoding protein translocase subunit SecF yields MFEILGKTNIDFVGKRNYAFIFSGVLVLLGLLTLVQIGRGKANLGIDFAGGTAVQLKFEQPIKIDDARRVLSSNGFPDAELQQFTNGNRILIRVKQENTIQEDAANRIVQVFEKEFSSNPFVVDSSTAIGPTIGQELQKKAVIAVVFSMIGIILYIAVRFEFRFGIAAAIATFHDVLAVLGVLYLANKEITLLIVTALLTLAGYSLTDKVVVFDRIRENLKFRRRESLEQVINGGINQVLSRTIVVSLTVVLVLVALFFFGGEVIHDFSFALLVGVIVGNYSSIFVASSILVVWRGSQGKLLKRA; encoded by the coding sequence ATGTTCGAAATCCTCGGGAAAACGAATATTGATTTTGTCGGCAAGCGGAATTATGCGTTTATTTTTTCCGGCGTCCTTGTGCTTCTCGGGCTGCTGACCCTGGTTCAGATCGGCCGGGGAAAGGCGAATCTCGGCATCGACTTTGCGGGGGGGACCGCGGTCCAGCTCAAATTCGAGCAGCCGATCAAGATCGACGACGCCCGTCGGGTTCTGTCGTCGAACGGGTTTCCGGACGCCGAGCTTCAGCAGTTCACGAACGGGAATCGGATTCTGATCCGCGTGAAACAGGAGAACACGATTCAGGAGGATGCGGCCAATCGGATCGTCCAGGTTTTCGAGAAAGAGTTCTCGTCGAACCCCTTCGTGGTGGACAGCAGCACGGCGATCGGCCCCACGATCGGCCAGGAACTTCAGAAGAAAGCCGTCATCGCGGTCGTTTTCTCGATGATCGGCATCATTCTTTACATCGCGGTCCGTTTTGAATTCCGTTTCGGGATTGCGGCCGCGATCGCGACGTTTCACGACGTCCTGGCCGTTCTGGGCGTGCTCTATCTGGCCAACAAGGAAATCACCCTGCTCATCGTGACGGCCCTGTTGACGCTGGCCGGTTACTCCCTGACGGATAAAGTGGTGGTTTTCGACCGGATCCGTGAAAACCTGAAGTTTCGTCGGCGGGAGTCGCTGGAGCAGGTGATCAACGGCGGAATCAATCAGGTGCTCAGCCGGACGATCGTCGTTTCGTTGACCGTCGTTCTGGTGCTGGTCGCGCTGTTTTTCTTCGGGGGAGAGGTCATCCACGATTTTTCTTTCGCCCTTTTGGTGGGCGTGATCGTGGGCAACTATTCCTCCATTTTCGTGGCGAGTTCGATCTTGGTGGTCTGGAGAGGGAGTCAGGGCAAACTGCTCAAACGCGCTTGA
- the secD gene encoding protein translocase subunit SecD: MKRGIRGRLLLLSLTVLISIIYFLPSTPVFQELPDWWKKYLPNRGVTLGLDLQGGIHMVLEVEEDKAVENLVERTASSINDLLAESKLPVASVKRTGPAELTVTLPGPDKKAEVGKKIEANFPNFVPKEAPGNDLVYSLREGEVTRIKDTATTQALETIRNRIDQFGVAEPLIQRQGPKQIVIQLPGVKDSKRAKELIGKTALLEFKLLDEDNPLSRTLPLSITPQNEETFTAEYKSKVPEGDEIMFERMVDKQSGEVRKRPYLIKKRTLMTGDVLTDARVSIGQFNEPYVSVSMNGIGAQLFERITAENVKKRLAIILDDNVYSAPTIQDRITGGNAQITGSFTTQEANDLAIVLRAGALLAPVRTLEDLTVGPSLGQDSIRMGIQATVLAGAMVVLFMMIYYRMAGIVADMALILNLIVLIGALAALNATLTLPGIAGIILTIGMGVDSNVLIFERIREELRQGKPVRLAVDGGYDKAFLTIVDSHVTTLITALVLFLFGTGPIKGFAVSLSLGIAINLFTALVGTKVVFDFVNGRWKLQRLSI; encoded by the coding sequence GTGAAACGAGGAATTCGAGGACGACTGCTGCTGTTGAGCCTGACCGTGCTGATTTCGATCATTTACTTTCTGCCGTCCACGCCGGTCTTTCAAGAACTGCCGGACTGGTGGAAAAAATATTTGCCGAACCGCGGAGTCACGCTGGGTCTCGACCTACAGGGAGGGATCCACATGGTGCTGGAGGTGGAAGAGGACAAGGCGGTCGAAAATCTGGTGGAAAGGACCGCTTCATCCATCAACGATCTTCTAGCCGAAAGCAAGCTTCCGGTCGCGTCGGTCAAGAGGACGGGGCCCGCGGAATTGACCGTGACCCTTCCCGGGCCGGACAAAAAGGCGGAGGTCGGGAAAAAGATCGAGGCCAACTTCCCGAATTTTGTTCCGAAGGAAGCGCCGGGAAATGATCTGGTGTATTCCCTCCGGGAGGGGGAGGTGACCCGAATCAAGGACACCGCGACCACTCAGGCGCTCGAGACGATCCGCAACCGGATCGACCAGTTCGGCGTGGCCGAACCCCTGATCCAGCGACAAGGACCCAAGCAGATCGTCATCCAGCTTCCGGGAGTGAAGGATTCCAAGCGGGCGAAGGAGCTGATCGGAAAGACGGCGCTTTTGGAGTTCAAGTTGTTGGATGAAGACAACCCGCTCAGCCGGACCCTTCCCCTTTCCATTACGCCGCAAAATGAAGAAACCTTCACGGCCGAATACAAAAGCAAGGTTCCGGAAGGGGATGAGATCATGTTCGAGCGAATGGTCGACAAGCAATCCGGCGAGGTCCGAAAGCGACCCTATCTGATCAAGAAGCGGACGTTGATGACCGGGGACGTCCTGACCGACGCCCGCGTGAGCATCGGTCAATTCAACGAGCCGTACGTCTCGGTCAGCATGAACGGCATCGGCGCCCAGTTGTTCGAACGCATCACGGCCGAAAACGTGAAGAAGCGTCTGGCCATCATCCTGGACGACAACGTCTATTCGGCGCCGACCATCCAGGATCGAATCACCGGCGGGAACGCGCAGATCACCGGCAGCTTCACCACCCAGGAGGCCAACGACCTGGCCATCGTCTTGAGGGCCGGGGCCTTGCTGGCCCCCGTCCGTACGCTGGAGGATCTCACGGTGGGCCCGTCGCTTGGACAGGATTCGATCCGGATGGGAATTCAGGCCACCGTCCTGGCGGGCGCGATGGTCGTCTTATTCATGATGATTTATTACCGGATGGCCGGCATCGTCGCCGATATGGCCCTGATCCTGAACTTGATCGTTTTGATCGGCGCCCTGGCGGCGCTCAATGCCACCTTGACTCTGCCGGGCATTGCTGGCATTATTCTGACGATCGGCATGGGGGTGGACTCGAACGTTCTGATCTTTGAGCGGATCCGCGAGGAACTCCGGCAGGGCAAGCCGGTCCGTCTGGCCGTGGACGGCGGCTATGACAAGGCGTTTCTCACCATTGTCGATTCCCACGTCACGACCCTGATCACGGCGCTGGTGCTCTTCCTGTTCGGCACCGGTCCGATCAAAGGGTTTGCGGTCAGCCTCAGCCTGGGCATTGCGATCAATCTATTCACGGCGCTGGTGGGAACCAAGGTGGTCTTTGACTTTGTCAACGGCCGTTGGAAGTTGCAGCGGTTGAGCATTTAA